Proteins from a single region of Ischnura elegans chromosome 2, ioIscEleg1.1, whole genome shotgun sequence:
- the LOC124154079 gene encoding protein yippee-like 5, producing the protein MGRIFLDHIGGIRLFSCASCDTILTNRSELISTRFTGATGRAFLFNKVVNLNYSEVQDRVMLTGRHMVRDVSCKNCDAKLGWIYEFATEENQRYKEGRVILERALVTESDGFDEHMGDD; encoded by the exons ATGGGTCGCATATTTCTGGACCATATCGGAGGAATTCGTCTATTTTCCTGTGCTTCTTGTGACACTATATTGACGAATAGAAGTGAATTGATCAGTACCAGATTCACTGGTGCGACTGGAAGAGCCTTCTTGTTCAATAAAGTCGTGAATCTGAACTACAG CGAAGTTCAGGACCGAGTAATGTTGACTGGCCGTCACATGGTGCGGGACGTTTCTTGCAAGAATTGTGATGCCAAACTGGGATGGATATATGAGTTTGCTACTGAAGAAAATCAGAGGTATAAGGAAGGTCGAGTTATACTCGAAAGAGCATTAGTGACAGAAAGTGATGGTTTTGATGAGCATATGGGTGATGATTAA